The following coding sequences are from one Sardina pilchardus chromosome 16, fSarPil1.1, whole genome shotgun sequence window:
- the LOC134059536 gene encoding ras and Rab interactor 1-like, with protein MEMNSLCGPRSLSVLDRLLLTHSIWLQLSVTADSALNILRREPVGTFMVCKCGSSQKKLLCMRVGADNSILAVKQHRIREEESTFALEGSALSFPDLCRLVAFYCVSRDVLPFPLELPETIAQASSHTQLEAISHLGSEFWSSQHSASTLAPPNGPPSDGTFYRPTPCFINPLFLQPPEPVEERAASSKRNRFRRSLRVRVSTETSLSLSSSGAESGGGGGGGGDAGGGGGGGGGGRDQQTNHTLYRRGGAAAGMLKRSPALSPTSEEEDEFMAQHASQDTNSSSVSGEQLQEAELEPCTVEEACLSLETTRAPSLSALDSSSSFSSLEEDDEDEGEWSGLGGGGGGRHGRGGPGSSQGSSAASATSANSQRPSLKRMSAAFVCLFAPERRVARLILQLSRDPRSAFGALVQDFLCTKRQQLNALQGATESVGGGGGDAASEVLQGLRKFLTQAKGFLLGSGEMEPPIETLVPENEKDLALEKAMFGCVLKPLRVALERALQAAAARDGSLARLTEGMQACQKGYPQQRLGVAEGVGLLDASGISRARRKLTLMARTHSPIDKVLLLLQVCKRVYQSLGTQPEAL; from the exons atGGAGATGAACTCCTTGTGTGGTCCGAGGAGCCTGAGTGTACTGGACCgcctcttactcactcactccatctgGCTCCAGCTGTCCGTCACCGCCGACTCCGCCCTCAACATCCTCCGGAGGGAACCAGTAGGG acatttatggtgtgtaagtgtggttCCTCCCAGAAGAAGTTGTTGTGTATGAGAGTGGGGGCTGACAACTCCATATTGGCAGTGAAACAGCACCGCATCCGAGAAGAGGAGTCCA CATTTGCTTTGGAGGGCTCAGCTTTGAGTTTCCCAGACCTGTGCAGACTCGTGGCTTTCTACTGCGTAAGCAG agatgTGCTGCCCTTTCCTCTGGAGCTCCCAGAGACCATTGCTCAGGCCTCCTCACACACCCAGCTGGAGGCCATCTCCCACCTGGGCTCAG AGTTCTGGAGCTCTCAGCACTCTGCCTCCACCTTGGCCCCCCCTAACGGGCCCCCGTCGGACGGGACCTTCTATCGGCCGACGCCCTGCTTCATCAACCCCCTCTTCCTGCAGCCGCCCGAGCCCGTCGAGGAGCGCGCCGCCTCCAGCAAGCGCAACCGCTTCCGCCGCAGCCTCCGCGTGCGCGTCTCCACCGAGACCTCGCTCAGCCTGTCCTCCTCGGGGGCCGAgtcggggggaggaggaggaggcgggggggATGCgggcggtggaggaggtgggggtggaggagggcgcGATCAGCAGACCAATCACACGCTGTACAGGAGGGGCGGGGCGGCCGCGGGGATGCTGAAGAGGAGCCCGGCGCTGTCACCGAcgtcagaggaggaggacgagttcatggcccagcatgcatcacag gacaccaacagcagcagtgtGAGTGGGGAGCAGCTGCAGGAGGCGGAGCTGGAGCCCTGCACGGTGGAGGAGGCCTGCCTGTCGCTGGAGACCACGCGGGCGCCCTCGCTCTCCGCCCTGGACAGCAGCAGCTCCTTCAGCAGcctggaggaggacgacgaagacgagggaGAGTGGTCAGGgctcggcggcggcggaggaggtcGTCACGGCCGCGGCGGCCCGGGGTCCTCGCAGGGGTCCTCGGCGGCGTCCGCGACCTCGGCGAACTCGCAGCGCCCGTCGCTGAAGCGCATGAGCGCGGCGTTCGTGTGCCTGTTCGCGCCGGAGCGCCGCGTGGCGCGGCTCATCCTGCAGCTGTCGCGCGACCCGCGCTCGGCCTTCGGCGCCCTCGTGCAGGACTTCCTGTGCACCAAGCGCCAGCAGCTCAACGCCCTGCAGGGGGCGACGGAGAGCGTtggcggcggcgggggggaCGCCGCCTCGGAGGTGCTCCAGGGGCTGCGCAAGTTCCTCACCCAGGCCAAGGGCTTCCTGCTGGGCTCGGGCGAGATGGAGCCCCCCATCGAGACGCTGGTGCCGGAGAATGAGAAAG ACCTGGCTCTGGAGAAGGCCATGTTCGGCTGTGTCCTGAAGCCCCTGCGGGTGGCGCTAGAGAGAGCCCTGCAGGCCGCGGCGGCGCGCGACGGCTCGCTGGCGCGTCTCACCGAGGGCATGCAGGCGTGCCAGAAGGGGTACCCGCAGCAGCGGCTGGGCGTGGCAGAGGGCGTGGGGCTCCTGGACGCCAGCGGCATCTCGAGGGCGCGGAGGAAGCTGACGCTCATGGCCCGGACGCACTCGCCCATCGAcaaggtgctgctgctgctccaggtGTGCAAGAGGGTGTACCAGAGCCTGGGCACACAGCCAG AAGCTTTATAG
- the LOC134059949 gene encoding ras and Rab interactor 1-like codes for MPLLLLEVQYMMELLEPSWLTGEGGYYLTSAFASLCLIQSHPQAPPSGGMTSEAQEKLREWSRRRGQENITHAPSNQNQRLVRVLYQEGTQSVVRTLQWVDGEPASSLALSCATAFAVGQPQYYGLFCRAAGGEMKPLPPHALIHETHGHSVGSLPSLSYLRVDHDTGKVRRLTRGGAVDLGGSVCEE; via the exons ATGCCTCTGTTGCTGCTGGAGGTGCAGTATATGATGGAGCTGCTAGAACCATCATGGCTGACTGGAGAGG GCGGATATTACTTGACGAGTGCCTTCGCCAGCCTATGCCTGATTCAAAGCCACCCACAAGCTCCGCCCTCAGGCGGAATGACCAGTGAGGCCCAGGAGAAGCTGAGGGAGTGGAGCCGACGGCGTGGGCAGGAGAATATCACACACGCCCCATCAAACCAGaaccag AGGCTGGTCCGCGTGCTCTACCAGGAGGGCACCCAGAGCGTGGTGCGCACGCTGCAGTGGGTGGACGGCGAGCCCGCCTCCTCGCTGGCCCTCAGCTGTGCCACGGCTTTCGCCGTCGGCCAGCCGCAGTACTACGGCCTCTTCTGCCGGGCCGCCGGCGGCGAGATGAAGCCCCTCCCCCCGCACGCGCTCATCCACGAGACGCACGGCCACTCCGTCGGCTCGCTGCCCTCGCTGTCGTACCTGCGCGTGGACCACGACACCGGCAAGGTTCGCCGGCTCACCAGAGGGGGCGCCGTGGATCTGGGAGGCTCGGTGTGCGAGGAGTAA
- the zgc:101810 gene encoding actin-related protein 2, whose product MDSEGRKVVVCDNGTGFVKCGFAGDNFPAHIFPAMVGRPTIRSSTKVGNIEIKDLMVGEEASELRQLLEVSYPMENGMVRSWDDMLHLWDHTFGPDRLDVSPPDCKILLTEPPMNPLKNRQKIAEVMFETYQFHGIYVAIQAVLTLYAQGLLTGVVVDSGDGVTHICPVYEGFSLPHLTRRLDIAGRDITRYLIKLLLLRGYAFNHSADFETVRMLKEKLCFVGYNIEQEKRLAEETTILVESYTLPDGRAVLVGGERFGAPEALFQPHLINVEGVGVAELLFNTIQAADIDTRSDFYKHIVLSGGSTMYPGLPSRLEREIKQLYLERCLKGDTKALSRFKIRIEDPPRRKHMVFMGGAVLAHIMKDKDSFWLSRAEYLEKGSNALEKLGGKTY is encoded by the exons ATGGACAGCGAAGGGAGGAAAGTGGTCGTGTGCGACAATGGGACCGGG TTTGTCAAGTGCGGCTTTGCGGGCGACAACTTTCCCGCGCACATCTTCCCCGCCATGGTCGGGCGGCCCACCATTCGGTCCTCCACCAAAGTGGGCAACATCGAGATCAAG GACCTGATGGTGGGGGAGGAGGCGAGTGAGCTGCGGCAGCTGCTGGAGGTGTCCTACCCCATGGAGAACGGCATGGTGCGCTCCTGGGACGACATGCTCCACCTGTGGGACCACACCTTCGGCCCCGACCGCCTCGACGTCAGCCCGCCCGACTGCAAG aTTCTGCTGACAGAACCTCCCATGAACCCACTGAAGAACAGGCAAAAGATCGCAGAGGTCATGTTCGAGACGTACCAGTTTCACGGCATCTACGTCGCCATCCAGGCCGTGCTCACTCTCTACGCACAAG GGCTGTTgacgggggtggtggtggactcTGGAGACGGAGTCACACACATCTGTCCCGTGTACGAGGGCTTCTCACTGCCCCACCTCACACGCAGACTGGACATCGCCGGACGGGACATCACACGCTACCTCATTaag CTGTTGCTGCTGAGGGGCTATGCCTTCAACCACTCTGCGGACTTTGAGACGGTGCGCATGCTGAAGGAGAAGCTGTGCTTCGTGGGCTACAACATCGAGCAGGAGAAGAGGCTCGCCGAAGAGACCACCATCCTGGTGGAGTCttacacg ctccctGACGGGCGTGCGGTGCTGGTGGGTGGTGAGCGTTTTGGGGCTCCCGAGGCTCTGTTCCAGCCGCACCTCATCAACGTGGAGGGAGTGGGCGTGGCCGAGCTGCTCTTCAACACCATCCAGGCTGCCGACATCGACAccag GTCAGACTTCTACAAGCACATCGTGTTGTCGGGCGGCAGCACCATGTACCCCGGCCTGCCTTCCCGTCTGGAGCGGGAGATTAAGCAGCTCTATCTGGAGCGATGCCTCAAGGGAGACACCAAGGCCTTATCT AGGTTCAAGATCCGCATCGAGGACCCTCCCCGCCGCAAGCACATGGTGTTCATGGGCGGCGCCGTGCTGGCACACATCATGAAGGACAAGGACTCCTTCTGGCTCAGCCGGGCCGAGTACCTGGAGAAGGGCAGCAACGCGCTGGAGAAGCTGGGGGGCAAAACCTACTag
- the six7 gene encoding SIX homeobox 7, whose product MFPLPMFTPEQVARVCENLEETGDIERLGRFLWSLPAAVPGSSGEALNRHESVMRARALVAFHTGNFEALYQILQSHRFTRESHAKLQDLWLDAHYREAERLRGRPLGPVEKYRIRKKFPLPRTIWDGEQKTHCFKERTRSLLREWYLQDPYPNPSRKRHLAQATGLTPTQVGNWFKNRRQRDRAASAKNRLQQDPSLHASGSSPECSSQDHHLSSPRRGPGSPLASDCSSGTGPRGTRASTPDISVSSDSEFES is encoded by the exons ATGTTCCCATTGCCAATGTTCACACCGGAGCAGGTGGCTCGCGTGTGCGAGAACCTGGAAGAGACGGGGGACATTGAGCGGCTGGGTCGTTTTCTCTGGTCTCTACCGGCTGCTGTACCTGGCTCGTCAGGTGAAGCCCTGAACCGACACGAATCGGTAATGCGCGCCAGGGCCCTGGTGGCGTTCCACACGGGAAACTTCGAGGCGCTCTACCAGATCCTGCAGAGCCACCGCTTCACACGTGAGTCGCACGCCAAGCTCCAGGACCTGTGGCTAGACGCGCACTACCGCGAGGCGGAACGGCTGCGAGGGAGGCCGCTAGGGCCCGTGGAGAAGTATCGCATTCGCAAGAAGTTTCCCCTGCCGCGCACTATCTGGGACGGCGAGCAAAAGACGCACTGTTTCAAG GAGAGGACCAGGAGTCTGCTCCGGGAGTGGTACCTGCAGGACCCGTACCCCAACCCGTCCCGCAAGCGCCACCTGGCCCAGGCCACGGGCCTCACGCCCACCCAGGTGGGAAACTGGTTCAAGAACCGCCGGCAGAGGGACCGCGCTGCCTCCGCCAAGAACAG ACTGCAGCAGGACCCGAGCCTCCACGCCTCGGGCAGTTCTCCGGAATGTTCCTCGCAGGAccaccacctctcctccccgcGGCGCGGCCCCGGCAGCCCGCTGGCCAGTGACTGCAGCTCGGGCACCGGCCCCCGTGGCACCCGCGCCTCCACGCCCGACATCTCCGTCAGCAGCGACAGCGAGTTTGAGTCCTGA